From a region of the Mycobacterium intracellulare ATCC 13950 genome:
- the cobO gene encoding cob(I)yrinic acid a,c-diamide adenosyltransferase — protein MPQGVPVQVPDDGLTTRARRHTPVLAVHTGAGKGKSTAAFGMALRAWNAGLSVAVFQFVKSAKWKVGEEAAFAALGDVHEQHGAGAPVEWHKMGAGWSWTRKAGSDTDHAAAAADGWAEIARRLADQRHDFYVLDEFTYPLKWGWVDVHEVVEVLAARPGHQHVVITGRDAPRPLIDAADLVTEMTKLKHPMDAGRKGQKGIEW, from the coding sequence ATGCCGCAAGGAGTTCCAGTCCAGGTTCCCGATGACGGCCTGACCACCCGGGCGCGACGTCACACGCCGGTGCTGGCGGTGCACACCGGCGCCGGCAAGGGGAAGTCGACGGCGGCGTTCGGAATGGCGTTGCGAGCCTGGAACGCCGGGCTTTCCGTCGCGGTGTTCCAATTCGTCAAGAGCGCGAAGTGGAAGGTCGGCGAGGAGGCGGCGTTCGCCGCGCTCGGCGACGTGCACGAACAACACGGCGCCGGCGCGCCGGTCGAATGGCACAAGATGGGTGCGGGCTGGTCCTGGACGCGCAAGGCGGGCAGCGACACCGATCACGCGGCGGCCGCGGCCGACGGCTGGGCCGAAATCGCGCGCCGGCTGGCCGACCAGCGCCACGACTTCTACGTGCTCGACGAGTTCACCTATCCGCTGAAGTGGGGCTGGGTGGACGTCCACGAGGTGGTCGAGGTGCTCGCGGCGCGGCCCGGCCACCAGCACGTCGTCATCACCGGACGCGACGCCCCGCGGCCGCTGATCGATGCGGCCGACCTGGTCACCGAGATGACCAAGCTCAAGCATCCGATGGACGCCGGGCGCAAGGGGCAGAAGGGCATCGAGTGGTGA